ATCGAACAAATTAAAAAATCCGTTAGAAACGTCCAAATTCTCGAACAACAACCAATAAAAATAGACAATCGAGAGGGATATCAAATAGTTTATACAGGTCAAGAGCAAATCGGTAACTTCAGGTTTAAAGTCATGGAAGTTTGGACTATTCGTGATTCAAAAGTTTATATCCTCACCTATCGAGCCGAGGAAAAACTCTATGATCCCTTTCTTAAAGATGTAGAACAAACAATAATTAGGTCTTTTCGTTTGCAGTCTACTTTAGTTATATGATGTACGGCCTGGTAATATACCTTATCAGTTGACATTTAGACACTAGTTATATTAACATAGGATTGACTCAAATCACCAGCTTTTTGTAACCTTCTTAATAACCTGATTTCTTATGGCTTTAGTTGTCACTGACTCAACCCTAAAGGGATTGAGCTTGTAAAGAACAAACTTTACAACGCAAGCAGCGACTAGCCCATTGAGACTAATCCTGATACGCACTTCCGAATACTTCCCCAGTTCGGATTATCTGCAAGACTGTTTGTTAAGTCGTTGGTTAAAGACAAGACATTTTGGATTAGTTGGGCGAGGGGACTTGAACGGGTTTGCTGGTTCCCGGGATTATATCCATTCAAAAATCAGCATTTAAATACCACAGTGAATAAATTCACTCGTGTCGCTTCCCTCTTTTGGGAGCCAAGCCACTGAGTTTCCCGCATACCGCGAGGTTTTATGAAACAAGATTCAATGCGGTTAAAACCGCACGAGTCGTTTCCCTCTCAGCACTGAAGTGTCTGAGTTTCCCACTTACCGGGTATTCTTATGAAAAATAACCTATCAGCACCCTTAACTGGTCTGGCTTTAGCCTTGAGTGTTACTTTAGCCAGTAATCAACCCAGCCAAGCTCAAAGCCCTCAATTTAGTTGTGGTTTGAGTAATAACTATCCAGTAACCGTGGTTCGTCACCCAACCAGAGGTAGTGTCCCCTTAATTGTGTGGACAAACACAAGTCAGATTAGTGGTACATGGACACCTCAAAAACGTTGTCAAGAGGTATCAGATCGTTTCCAGAAACTGCAAAATAAAGGTGAACTGAAAATCCTGAAAACGGGAACAGTTAACGGTCAATATGTTATCTGTGGTTTAGGAACTAATCAGGGAGCTTGTGATAAGAAAAATGTTTTACTGACCATGACAAAGGATCGTGACCCTAAGCAAGTTCTCGAACAACTATTGAATACCCGTGTTGCCGCAAGTGGGGAGGCTGTTTACCTCAGTGGCGACCAAGAAGGACACATTAAACCAACAATCAACCGTGATGGCACTGCCAGCGTTGACATTGATCAGGTGATCAACGGTAAAAGTGAGCCGATCTGGTAAATTTGAGATGATGGGGGGAAATCATGAGTTGGCGGATAGGAATGGTCACTGTTTTTGCACTAGCTGGTTCTGTTTTGCCTTTGGCAACTCCAGTGTCGTCAGTTCAAAAACCCCCTTTTTCAATGGTTAATTTGTGGTCTGGACAGGAACAAATTCAACTTGAACAAGAAGCCCGTTTAATTACAGTTAAGATTCTGAGTAGCCCTAGAGAAAAGCGCGATCGCTCATTAGGTTCTGGTGTACTATTTTATCAAGATAAATTAACCTCAACCTATGGAGTAATTACCAATAATCACGTTTTACAACCCGGTGAAGCTCCCTATTCTATTCAAACTCCCGACGGAAAAATTCACCGTGCTAACTCTGTGGTGCGGAAAAAACAACTGAGGGGAAATGGTTTAGATTTAGCCTTATTAGAATTTGTAGCTGACTCAGAATACAGGATTGCTACCAAATCAAATCAACAAGCTGCCATTGGAGCTTGGGTAATGTCCGCAGGTTTTCCCCTCAAAAATAGCAAAAGCAAATCTGGGGGGTTTGTGATTAAACCCGGTAAAATTCAACTGGTGCTAGATAAAGCCCTAGAGGGAGGATACCAAATTGGCTTTACCAATGATGTAGAAAAAGGGATGAGTGGCGGACCCCTATTAAATGGCGCGGGGGAATTAGTGGGAATTAATGGACTTCATGCTAACCCAATTTGGGGTGATCCTTATGTTTTTGAAGATGGTTCTTACCCAACGGACGCACAGCGAGAACAAATAAGTCAATATAGTTGGGGTATTCCCTTAGAAACAGTCAAGCAATTATTGATTGCTAAAGGCAATTACTGATGCTTGTAATTTTGCGTGAGACAAAAAATAGAATATATAAACAAGTTTAAATCTGCTGTAAGTCTTTTTCTCAAAAAAGCCCAAGCAGATTTTACCTAAAAAAATTGTACAAAAAATAGTTGAGAATTTCAAGCCCTGAAATTAACTTTTTTCATCAGCTTATTAAGAAAATTCTCAAGATTATTGAGAATATAGGGTACTTGTGCTTTTTTGCCGAAAAATGATTTGAATAAATTATTAGATATATTCAGATGTATAAGAATCATTGATAATGGTGCGTTACGCTGTCGCTAACACACCCTACCTAAATGAATCTCATTTTACCCATAATCCTTGATCATGGTGTATTACTATTGAGCGAACCCAATAGACCTCTGGTGAAAATGAATGTAGAGACGTTATATAGAACGTCTCTACAAGGGTTTCAAACCACGCACATTTAATTACCGGAGATGTCTAATCAAATCCCCAGTCGGTTTTAACCGACTTGAGCTTTCAGACAGGGAATTTATTCCCTGGCTGTCTGGCTGTCTAAATCTAAATCAAGCTTTTAAAACCTTACATCTTGGCGTGAAGTACAAAGAAAGGGTATTATAAAAAATAGTATATAAAAAATAGTATTATAACAGACAAAGAACTATGAAATTTTCCCAGGGATTAGGAGTAATTCTAGGGACAACAACCCTAGCTTTAGTACAATACCAACCCGTATCAGCCTTAACTTCTGTACAAGTTAATGATATTGCTAAACCAATCACCGTCATGATTGGAGGATTAGATGGTAAAGGTTCAGGAGTAATTATTGCCAAAAATGGTAATACCTATACTGTGCTGACAGCCAATCATGTGGTTAAAAAAGCGGGATATGGTATTTATGAGCTTATCACCCATGATGGGCAAAAATACTCCATGGAAAGCGCTCAAACTCTGGGAAAATTGGATTTAGCTTTAGTCAAATTTACCAGTTCCAAAAATTATCCCCTTGCTAAAATTGCTGATTCTCGGACAGTTAAAGAAGGATCTACGGTATATTATGCAGGGTTTCCGGCTGAAACCGCAAATCAACCGCGTAATTATCGTTTTATACGAGCCGATATAACAGGCAGGAGTCAAAATCAAGAAGGGTATGAATTATCCTATAATGGATCAGCTTTACCGGGGATGAGTGGAGGTCCAGTATTAAATGAAGAAGGTCTTCTAATTGCTATTCACGGTAAGGCAGAAACCCAATCTATTATAATTCAAGGTGTTCAAAGAACTGAAATTGTAGGAGTTCAGGGAATCCCGACGGAAAAATTCCCCAATTTAATTAGTAATATTCAAAATAATAACCAAGCTAATACCCCTCGTAATAATATTAGTCCTACAAATGAACCTACACCTGTCATATTTCAGAAATTAGAATCATTGTTAAAAGCAGGAAAATGGCGAGATGCAGATTTAGAAACTTGGGAATTGATGAAAAAGTTAACTAAACGAGAACAGGAAGGATGGTTAAGACTTGAAGATGTGAAAAATTTTCCCAGACAGGAATTGCGAAAAATGGATCAATTATGGGTAAAATATAGCAATGGTAAATTTGGCTTTTCTGTACAAAAGCAAATTTGGCTGGACTTGGGAGGCAAGTTAGATGGAGAAACCGACTTCGATACTTTTAGGAAGTTAGGCGATCGCGTTGGTTGGAGAAAAAATAATGATTGGCTTTGGAGTTACGATAGTTACACCTTTAGTACAAATGCACTACCGGGACACCTGCCCCTGCCGGGGGCTTTGCGGGTGGGAGGTTATGGTTTTGGGATTGGGGGAGTGGTTTTGGAGGTTGAGGTTAGGTGGGAGGTTACTCTTTTCTCTTCTCTAGACTATAACCCATAAGCGTTACACAAGATTATAAGTATTTCTTATCAAAAAATAAACAACCGATTTATTAGGCTTTGGGGATTTCATTACCAGGCAGTTTGTAGTATACCTGTAGTAAATTTGTAGGTTGGGTTGAGGTACAAAATCCAACATGAGCGTCGCCTCTTAAGCGGGCTTGTAGGTTGGGTTGAGGTACAAAACCCAACATAAACGTCGGGTTGCGCTGTTGCTTAACCCGACCTACAAAAAATAGATAAAGTATTACCTAATACAGAAATGATTGATTAAATAGGCATAAGACAACACCTAAAAAACCTAGTTTATAGGTTGTCAATAATAAGAATAATTTTGCAAAAACTCCCCAACATGATGAGGATTGTAACAATTAGCAAAGATAAACTTTTCCGCAATCTTGACTATTTCAGGATTATTTTCTTGCCAAACTTCATATAATCTTTTAGCATCTTCATCTGTTTGCTTTTGTTGACTTTTTTTCTGATTTTTATGGCCATTCTTTTTTTTATTTGTTAATTTAGGTAATAATTTATTCCCCCAATAAAACTTCTTAACTTTTTTCTCTTGGGATTTATATTGATGACAAAATTTTTTATATTTGCGACTACATTCCTCTAAATCTTCTCCTAAAGCTAAAAAAGCAGGGTGCCAAGTGGTAATTCCATCATCACCTAACCTTTCATAAACTCCATAATTACTAAAATCATAGAAAAAACCATTTTGCATACCGGCGGCTTGGGGATTAGCATGAATATATCTGATAAGTAGGTGAACAGAATAAAACCAATCTGTGTAAAGAAAAGTAAAATCGCCCAAACCCTCTTCAATCTTGCCTTTTGCCTCTTGCCTCTTGCCTTGCCATAACGACAATTTTTAATGCTAACCTACTTAGTATTTAAGGCTCTGGTTATATCATTGTTAGAAAAACTTGTACTATGGTATCTTTTCTCCCAAAAATGTCCAGTTCTGTTTAACATTCGATTAAAACACATAGCAGAATACCAGTTAATATAGTGCATTATTTTGGGTATTTCTTCTGCCTTTTGTGGTTCAATTAAATAATGAATATGATTACTCATAATACAGACACTATAGAGTTTAAAATCATATTTCTCTATGGCTTTTTTAATCACATATAGAAATATTTGACGACATTCTAAACGGGTTAAGCGAAATTCTCTATTGTTACAGCGAACTGTAATATGATAGGAATAGTTACAATGAGTTTGAGTTTGTGATGACATCAGTAAGTGAATTTTAATTTCTGCGTTTTGCTGGAGATAGAAACAGTGAATGTAAAAATAGTATTATAAAAAACAGTGCTGTGTAACAACTTAGTTGCTATAACCCATATCTACTAATCAAAGTCAAAATAAATGACTCGCTTTATACATGATCAATTTGCCAAACAATATCTAACAGAACTATTAACACCTTATGGACAAGTAGAAACCAGTAAAGACATCACCGCAGAAGTCAGACAGATTGACGTATTATTTATCCCCTCATCCCCACCCACCAACCTAGCAACACTAGGCGTATTAGGGAAAATGGCGGCTAATTATGCGGTATTTGAACCATTTCGCAATGCTGTGAGTAGAAGTGAAATCCGCAGTTGCATGGGTAAATTATTTGACATTCATGCCCAGGTTGAACGTCAAGCTAAACGCAATGATACGCGAATAAATGAATCCGAATTAGCTAATTTGTGGATTTTGACTCCTACGGTATCAGTAGAAATCCTCGATAGCTTTAATGCTAGTTTGGATGAAGAAAACTGGAGTAAGGGGATTTACTTTTTTGGTAAAGGATTTAAAACCGTCATTGTGAGTATTCATCAATTACCCAGTACACCCGAAACCCTGTTTTTGCGGATATTAGGTAGGGGAAAAGTACAAAGACAAGCGGTGGAAGAATTAGAAACACTGACAAATAACAATCCATTTCTGGCAGATGTCATAGAATTAGTACATAACCTAATTGCTGTGTTATCGGCACGTCAGCGTCAAGAACAAGATATTGATCAAGATGATCAGGAGTTAATTATGAAATTATCCCAAATGTATCAACAACAATTAGAAGAACTGAGAAAACAAGGACTCCAGGAAGGACTCCAGGAAGGAAGACAGGAAGGAAGACAAGAAGGACGACAAGAAGGACGACAAGAAGGACAACAGGAAGGACTTAGGACTGGTGTAGAAAGAGAAAGACGCGCTATGATTGAGAGTATTCTGCAAGTGCGTTTTGGTGAAGTTGATGCCGAATTGACAAGAATTATTAACCCCCTGATTGCCATGAGTAGAGAAGAATTTACTCCTTTACTTCTACAATCATCTCGTGAAGAGTTATTAGCGAGATTTTCGGCACAATAGTAATTCATCGGTTATGGGTAATTCATAAATTACCCACTACATCCACAACCTTGATCAGATTTGAAGATACTAGCACCGCAGGGCGGAAGTCAAAAGTCAAAAGTCAAAAGTCAAAACGAATACAGTATAGGCTTTTGGGAGATTTATCATGGTTGGTTTATTTACGCCGTAGTGTACTAGTATAATATTTCTTGAAAACCCATTGACGATAATTAAGGTTTTTTCTTTTCCTAAAAAAAAGCCCAAGCAGATTTTATCTAAAAAAATTGTACAAAAAATAGTTGAGAATTTCAAGCCCTGAAATTAACTTTTTTCATCAGCTTATTGAGAAAATTCTCAAGATTATTGAGAATATAGGGTACTTGTGCTTTTTTGCTGAAAAATGATTTGAATAAATTATTAGATATATTCAAATGTATAAGAATCATTGATAATGGTGCGTTACGCTGTCGCTAACACACCCTACCTAAATGAATCTCATTTTACCCATAATCCTTGATCATGGTGCATTACTATTGAGCGAACCCAATCAAATCCCCAGTCGGTTTTAACGTGCATTACTATTGAGCGAACCCCAATCAAATCCCCAGTCGGTTTTAACCGACTTGAGCTTTCAGACAGGGAATTTATTCCCTGGCTGGCTGTCTAAATCTAAATCAAGCTTTTAAAACTTTGCATCTTTGCGTGAAGTACAAAGAAAGGGTATTATAAAAAATAGTATATAAAAAATAGTATTATAACAGACAAAGAACTATGAAATTTTCCCAGGGATTAGGAGTAATTCTAGGGACAACAACCCTAGCTTTAGTACAATACCAACCCGTATCTGCCTTAACTTCTGTACAAGTTAATGATATCGCTAAACAAATCACCGTGATGATTGGTGGATTAGATGGTAAAGGTTCAGGAGTAATTATTGCCAAAGATGGTAATACCTACACTGTGCTAACAGCCAATCATGTGGTTAAAAAAGCGGGATATGGTATTTATGAGCTTATCACCCATGATGGGCAAAAATACCCCATGGAAAAAAGCGCCCAAACTCTGGGAAAATTGGATTTAGCCTTAGTTAGATTTACCAGTTCTAAAAATTATCCCATTGCTAAAATTGCTGATTCTCAGACAGTTAAAGAAGGTGCAACGGTATATAATTCTGGATTTCCTATTCCTTCTAGTTCTAATAGTCAACAGCGAATTTACTTCTTCATTACAGCCCAAATCACAGCTAGAGGAAGGGGAGAAAATCTGGGATATGATTTATTTTTGAGTGGAAGTCCAAGACCGGGGATGAGTGGGGGACCAATATTAAACGACCAGGGGGAAGTAATTGGTATTTATGGTAAGGCTGAATTTGGCAGAAGTGAATCAGCGTTAGCAAGAGATGGAGTTCAGGGAATACCGACGGAGAAATTCCCCAATTTAATTAGTAATATTCAAGATAATACCCAAACTAATACCCCTCCTAATAATCCTAGTCCTACAAATGAACCTACACCTGTCATATTTCAGAGATTAGAAGCATTGTTAAAAGCAGAAAAATGGCGAGATGCAGATTTAGAAACTTGGGAATTGATGAAAAAGTTAACTAAACGAGAACAGGAAGGATGGTTAAGACTTGAAGATGTGAAAAATTTTCCCAGACAGGAATTGCGAAAAATGGATCAATTATGGGTAAAATATAGCAATGGTAAATTTGGCTTTTCTGTACAAAAGCAAATTTGGCTGGACTTGGGAGGCAAGTTAGATGGAGAACCTGACTGGGATACTTTTACAAAGCTAGGCGATCGCGTTGGTTGGAGAAAAAATAATGATTGGCTTAGTAGTTACGATAGTTACACCTTTAGTACAAATGCACTAACTGGTCACCTGCCGATTTTTGCCGGGTTTGCCGATTCAGTCCTTGGCAGACACATCATGTACCTCACATTTACCTTATTATTTTCTCTTCTCTAGACTATAACCCATAAGCATTACACAAGATTATAAGTATTTATTATCAAAAAATAAACAACCGATTTATTAGGCTTTGGGGATTTCATTACCTGTAAGCGGGGGTTAGTGGAGTGTAAGCAATATAGTATTATTATCATTCTCAATTTTTGTCAGATTGATTTGTGGTTTTATAGAAAAAATAGTATTACCTGATACAGAAATAATTGATTAAATAGGCATATAGATACACTACACCTAAAAACCTAGTATTGTAGGGTGCGTTACGCTGTCGCTAACACACCCTACTTAAATGAAGGTCTTTCTTGCTAATTATTAACGGCGAATTTTCCCAGCTATACCAGGCCAATTTTGATCAGCTTTTTGAATATTTCCAGGAATGTCCTTTTCCCAGCGTTTTTGAGTGTCCAAATTAGCATTTAAGTACAGCTTACCCGCCACAATTTTCCACGCATTAGGGTCAATAGGTGCAGTATATCCTCTACTGACAGCCCAAGCACAAAATCCTCCATATTGAGGAGCGTATTTTTCAGGATTTTTAATAAATAAGTTGCGGTTTTCGGCTGTGGAAAATCGCCAATTTACATCCTGCCATTTATAGGTGAAATTATCATTACCTGGAATGGCTTTTCCTTGTTGAAAATAGGCTACAGCATCAAAACCTTTTAAAACAAAAGAGTCTTGGACATTAAACACCTTAGCAGCCAGCTTTAAAGGGGTATTCTGCCCTTGAATAGCATTTGGAGCAAAATTACCATTGGCAGCGGGTTGAAGGACGGGAATAACGGTTGTAGTGGTTGCATGAGAACGACAACCTAAACTTAATCCCACCATGAATATTGAGGATGTGATGAAAGCGAGAAAGTTCTGGTGATTCATAACATAAAAATGTTTATTTGTTTTAGGACAATATCAGGTTCTTACCCCACCCTAACCCTCCCCTTTGTAAGGGGAGGGAACTAATTTTTCCGGTTTCCCCCCTTTACAAGGGGGGACTAAGGGGGGTAAATTCCGGTTTCTTTACAAGCTACGGTGTACACACATCTCTAGACAGGATGCTAAACGTTATCCGATCCCCCTAAATCCCCCTGAAAAAGGGGGACTTTGAAGAATTTAGCCCCCCTTTTTCAGGGGGGTTGGGGGGATCTAAACGTTGTGGGGCAACTCTAGAAGACTTGTGTGTACACCGTAGCCTTTACAAAGGGGGACTAAGGGGGGTAAATTCCGGTTTCCTCAAGAGGGAATTTTTTGAACAGATGTTAAATGGAATTATGGAAAAGTGGCAAGAATAAATCCCTAAGAAATTCTCGGCCATTTACCAATCCATTCTCCACCGCGAAAACGCCACCGGGGAAATAATAACCGCATGACTACCCAAGCAGATAAATAAACTGCTAACCAAACTAAACCATAATGTTGAATAAATCTGGTTAAGTCAAATTCGGTTTTAGGAATATGCGGTAAACCGATATTGGCAATTATTAAAGCCAGAAATACCCCTTCTATAACTCCTGCATAAAGTTGAAATACTCCAGGCCAGTCATGGTCCCAGAGATATTTTTGCAGAAAATCATACAAAACATCCCAAGCAATGCCAAATAAACCTACATAAAAGACGACCCAAAAGTAAACTAAGTTGGAGGCAATGCCTAAATATCCCCCATAGAAAAGCAGAGAAACTAACATTCCCACCGTTGCTAACAAAAAAATTCGTGTTTGCCAGCGTCCGAATAAAGTTGGAGTCATGATGATTTTATTATCCTATAATATGTGTAAGAGGGTGTTTGAAAAGTTTTTAATGTATAAACAAACCCCTCTTGTAAACCTCTCCCCGAAGCGGGGAGAGGCTTTGAAAACCCCCTTCCCAGCCTTCGGCACGCT
The window above is part of the Dolichospermum sp. DET69 genome. Proteins encoded here:
- a CDS encoding COP23 domain-containing protein, which translates into the protein MKNNLSAPLTGLALALSVTLASNQPSQAQSPQFSCGLSNNYPVTVVRHPTRGSVPLIVWTNTSQISGTWTPQKRCQEVSDRFQKLQNKGELKILKTGTVNGQYVICGLGTNQGACDKKNVLLTMTKDRDPKQVLEQLLNTRVAASGEAVYLSGDQEGHIKPTINRDGTASVDIDQVINGKSEPIW
- a CDS encoding trypsin-like peptidase domain-containing protein — encoded protein: MSWRIGMVTVFALAGSVLPLATPVSSVQKPPFSMVNLWSGQEQIQLEQEARLITVKILSSPREKRDRSLGSGVLFYQDKLTSTYGVITNNHVLQPGEAPYSIQTPDGKIHRANSVVRKKQLRGNGLDLALLEFVADSEYRIATKSNQQAAIGAWVMSAGFPLKNSKSKSGGFVIKPGKIQLVLDKALEGGYQIGFTNDVEKGMSGGPLLNGAGELVGINGLHANPIWGDPYVFEDGSYPTDAQREQISQYSWGIPLETVKQLLIAKGNY
- a CDS encoding GUN4 domain-containing protein gives rise to the protein MKFSQGLGVILGTTTLALVQYQPVSALTSVQVNDIAKQITVMIGGLDGKGSGVIIAKDGNTYTVLTANHVVKKAGYGIYELITHDGQKYPMEKSAQTLGKLDLALVRFTSSKNYPIAKIADSQTVKEGATVYNSGFPIPSSSNSQQRIYFFITAQITARGRGENLGYDLFLSGSPRPGMSGGPILNDQGEVIGIYGKAEFGRSESALARDGVQGIPTEKFPNLISNIQDNTQTNTPPNNPSPTNEPTPVIFQRLEALLKAEKWRDADLETWELMKKLTKREQEGWLRLEDVKNFPRQELRKMDQLWVKYSNGKFGFSVQKQIWLDLGGKLDGEPDWDTFTKLGDRVGWRKNNDWLSSYDSYTFSTNALTGHLPIFAGFADSVLGRHIMYLTFTLLFSLL
- a CDS encoding GUN4 domain-containing protein — encoded protein: MKFSQGLGVILGTTTLALVQYQPVSALTSVQVNDIAKPITVMIGGLDGKGSGVIIAKNGNTYTVLTANHVVKKAGYGIYELITHDGQKYSMESAQTLGKLDLALVKFTSSKNYPLAKIADSRTVKEGSTVYYAGFPAETANQPRNYRFIRADITGRSQNQEGYELSYNGSALPGMSGGPVLNEEGLLIAIHGKAETQSIIIQGVQRTEIVGVQGIPTEKFPNLISNIQNNNQANTPRNNISPTNEPTPVIFQKLESLLKAGKWRDADLETWELMKKLTKREQEGWLRLEDVKNFPRQELRKMDQLWVKYSNGKFGFSVQKQIWLDLGGKLDGETDFDTFRKLGDRVGWRKNNDWLWSYDSYTFSTNALPGHLPLPGALRVGGYGFGIGGVVLEVEVRWEVTLFSSLDYNP